In the Epinephelus lanceolatus isolate andai-2023 chromosome 6, ASM4190304v1, whole genome shotgun sequence genome, one interval contains:
- the LOC144463753 gene encoding zinc finger BED domain-containing protein 4-like, which yields MKETLLAAVDTRFQTVEAEPLYAVATLLDPRYKDRYFTSAESSKLAKSALTQEVEKNEESRSLQTTTTEAADPASKAPRMEAEPNTSSKSCFKGLYEEVLQEYDAEQGGASSTATQVQIETYLAEKTVHRMESPFEYWGKNKERFPSLAATAAKFLCAPSTSVDSERLFSTASNILDDKRNRLLGEKVETLIFLKKNLPMYLNLNPRDMNPQED from the exons ATGAAGGAGACGCTTCTAGCAGCTGTGGACACAAGATTCCAGACCGTTGAGGCGGAGCCCCTGTACGCAGTTGCAACCCTCTTAGACCCGCGTTACAAAGACAG ATACTTCACAAGTGCAGAAAGCAGCAAGCTTGCAAAGAGTGCACTGACCCAAGAGGTGGAGAAGAATGAGGAGTCTAGATCACTGCAGACAACCACCACTGAGGCAGCAGACCCAGCCAGTAAGGCCCCACGGATGGAAGCAGAGCCCAACACAAGTAGCAAGAGCTGCTTTAAGGGGCTGTATGAGGAAGTCCTGCAAGAGTATGATGCAGAACAAGGTGGGGCCAGCAGCACAGCCACACAGGTACAGATAGAGACATATCTGGCTGAGAAAACAGTCCACCGCATGGAGAGCCCATTCGAGTACTGGGGAAAGAATAAAGAACGGTTCCCCTCCCtggctgctactgctgccaagttTCTCTGCGCTCCCTCTACTAGTGTAGATAGCGAGAGACTGTTCAGCACAGCTTCCAACATACTTGATGACAAGAGGAATAGGCTGTTAGGAGAGAAAGTAGAAACACTCATCTTCTTAAAGAAAAACCTGCCAATGTACTTGAACTTGAACCCCAGGGACATGAATCCTCAGGAGGACTGA